CCCAGACCCGCCCGCGGTCAGGCCTGGGCGCCGGCGATGTTGACCAGCCAGCTGACGCCGAACTTGTCGGTGAGCATGCCGAAGGTGTCCCCCCAGGGCGCCTTGTCCAGCGGGGCGGTGACCGTCGCCCCGTCGCTCAGGCCCTGCCAGAAACCCGTGAGCTGGTCCTCGTCCTCCGCGCCGCCGGACAGCGAGATCGAGCCGTTGGCGTTCTCGGTGAACGGCATCTCCGCGGGCACGTCGGCCCCCATCAAGGTCAGGATCGGCGAGACCAGCTGGCTGTGCATGATCAGGTTCTCCTCCTCGGGGGCAACCGGCATGCCGAACTCCTTGAAGGTGCTTGCGGTCAGCTCGCCGCCGAAGACCGACTGGTAGAACTCCATGGCCGAGCGGGCCGAGCCACGCCAGTTCAGGTAGGGGTTGAGGGTGATCGTCATCGGTGTTCCTTCCGTCGCGGGTGCGGTCGCGGGGGTGGACCGTCGCCGGGGACGGTACTCATCGGGTCCGACAATGCGAATTTTCCGGCGTTCGTCCGGTATGACGCGGGCCCGGACCGGGTCCGGCCGCCCGTACCCTCGTCGGGTGCTCCGGGTTGCGGTGGGAATCGTCGGCTACGCGGCGGTGGCCGCGCTGTTCCTGCCGTTCACCTGGCCGGCCCTGCTGGCGACGGTGCTGCCGCTGGTCGTCGCCGGCGGGTACGCGCTGCGCCGCCCCGCCCGGCCACCGGCGCCGGCGCCGTCCTGGCGACGGATCGCCCCGTGGGCCGTCGTCCTGGCCGCCGGCATCGGCTGGGAGCTGATGGCCCTGTTCCGCTCGCCGCGGGCGGACTACCCGACGATCAGCTCGATCGTCAGCCCGCTGGCCGCCGGCCAGTGGTGGTTCCGGTTCCTCGGCTACCTGCTCTGGCTCGCTGCCGGCACGGCACTGGTCCGGCGATGGGCGTGAAGCAGGTGTTCCTGGCCGGCTACCTGCTGATCGGGATCGCGCTGGCGTTGCTGATGCTGCTCTCGCACCGCCGGCCCACGGCCGTGGCCCGCGTCTCCGAGATGGCGGATGCGGCGACCCGGCGACGCCTGGGCCGGGTCATCGTGCTCGTCGTCTGGTGGTGGATGGGGTGGCATTTCCTGGTCCGATCAGCGTGATCCGGCGACCGGGTGAGTGGCTTCACAGTTGTTTCGGGCATCTTTCGCACGGGTCACGACGTCGTTACTAGTGGGTCGAAAAACGACTCGTGCATTCGAAGGAGCAACACGATGAGGACGAACCGGAAGTCGATGGCGCAGCGCTACGAGGAGCGCCGGTCGCGCCGTTTGATCAACAAGGCGATCGCCGAGGCGCCGTCGGACAGCATGCGCACCGAGCTGCTGGTCGCCGCCCAGCGCCAGCTGGGTTCCCTGCGCTGATCGCGCGCACCCCGACCCGGGCGGGTGCTTGACGCCCGGATCGGGAAGACTCCTCCCATCGCGCGCCGGAAGCGGCCGCGGGGGAGGCGATCCGATGACGCAACCATGGCCGGAACTGCCGGTGGCCGCCTGGGCCCCGACCCGGGACACGGTGCACCTGTGGACCCAGATCGTCGGCAAGGTCCGCCTGGCGCTGGCCGCACCGGAGAACCACTGGTGGCAGGTCCCGTTCTACGTGAACGCCACCGGCCTGACGACGAGCCTGATGCCCTACCAGAACCTCGGGGTCGAGATCGAATTCGACTTCGTCGGGCACGAGCTCGTCGTGCGCACCACGCTGGGCCGCACCGAACGGTTCGCGCTAGAGCCGATGAGTGTGGCCGAGTTCTACCGGCGCTTCACCGCAGTGCTGGCCGACCTGGGCATCCGGGTGGCCATCATGCCGCGGCCGGTCGAGTTGCCGGTGGCCATCCCGTTCGCCGACGACTCCGTGCACCGCAGCTACGATCCTGACGCGATGCACCGCTTCTGGGTGTCCCTGGTCAGCACCCAGCGGGTCCTGCAACAGTTCCGCGGTGAATTCACCGGCAAATGCAGCCCGGTCCACTTCTTTTGGGGCGCCTTCGATCTCGCCGTTACCCGGTTCTCCGGACGGCCCGCGCCCGAGCATCCCGGCGGTGTTCCGAACTGTCCCGACCGGGTCATGCACGAGGCCTACAACCGTGAATTGGCCTCCTGCGGGTACTGGCCGGGTGGCGCCGACGAGGGCGCCTTCTACGCCTACGCCTACCCGGAACCCCCCGGGTACCGGGACTACCCGATCCGACCGGACCAGGCCCGCTTCGA
This genomic window from Nakamurella multipartita DSM 44233 contains:
- a CDS encoding VOC family protein, producing the protein MTITLNPYLNWRGSARSAMEFYQSVFGGELTASTFKEFGMPVAPEEENLIMHSQLVSPILTLMGADVPAEMPFTENANGSISLSGGAEDEDQLTGFWQGLSDGATVTAPLDKAPWGDTFGMLTDKFGVSWLVNIAGAQA
- a CDS encoding DUF6186 family protein, which encodes MGVKQVFLAGYLLIGIALALLMLLSHRRPTAVARVSEMADAATRRRLGRVIVLVVWWWMGWHFLVRSA
- a CDS encoding DUF5996 family protein, whose protein sequence is MTQPWPELPVAAWAPTRDTVHLWTQIVGKVRLALAAPENHWWQVPFYVNATGLTTSLMPYQNLGVEIEFDFVGHELVVRTTLGRTERFALEPMSVAEFYRRFTAVLADLGIRVAIMPRPVELPVAIPFADDSVHRSYDPDAMHRFWVSLVSTQRVLQQFRGEFTGKCSPVHFFWGAFDLAVTRFSGRPAPEHPGGVPNCPDRVMHEAYNRELASCGYWPGGADEGAFYAYAYPEPPGYRDYPIRPDQARFDPDLGEFVLPYAAVRQADDPDAVLLEFLRSAFTASVQLGRWPDA